A part of Eubacterium sp. AB3007 genomic DNA contains:
- a CDS encoding DUF5301 domain-containing protein: MNRRILILTMICILTVLAGCGKKAEPIDLPSNEAVISIEVITLDGAKADITEANQIETVMTALSAAEPTRLESVNDQPTNVDAYGTISINTVGESTVVYYYDKDSKHYIEQPYRGIYEMEDYLEETLLQE; encoded by the coding sequence ATGAATAGAAGAATCCTTATATTAACAATGATTTGCATTCTGACAGTTTTGGCTGGATGCGGAAAGAAAGCTGAGCCGATAGATTTGCCATCCAATGAGGCTGTCATAAGTATAGAGGTCATTACGCTCGACGGAGCTAAAGCCGATATTACAGAAGCCAATCAGATTGAGACAGTCATGACTGCTTTAAGCGCAGCTGAACCGACTCGGTTGGAATCCGTAAATGACCAGCCTACGAATGTTGACGCCTACGGAACCATCAGCATCAATACCGTTGGTGAATCAACAGTGGTTTACTACTACGATAAAGATAGTAAACACTATATCGAACAACCGTACAGGGGAATTTATGAGATGGAAGATTATTTAGAAGAGACTCTGCTTCAAGAGTAA
- a CDS encoding DUF4300 family protein produces MSRKSIVLSLLMVLVLTALAACSSGKGKPLESGDITKENVSQVCEILNEAGLSNVDVFEKWVKDSASGASEKASDMSGFTDADCRMTVMLLAGELIKYDSVEEDYNGTYLMFDMDAIENKDEYSILKEKKQLFTTMFGEMAISKNRFAETLPENWSKHGINVESDKCSVISILFKAYEEEAAFVGHTGILIDCRNIESVDSNYLFVEKIAFGDPFKITLFKDENDLIEMLSERPDYTSEEGDPAPVVYKNGESIGELKR; encoded by the coding sequence ATGAGTAGAAAATCGATCGTACTGAGCCTTCTTATGGTTCTGGTGCTAACCGCGCTTGCAGCATGCAGTTCGGGAAAGGGAAAGCCGCTCGAATCCGGCGACATAACAAAAGAAAACGTATCGCAGGTGTGCGAAATCCTAAATGAGGCAGGTCTCTCCAATGTGGATGTGTTTGAGAAATGGGTTAAGGACTCGGCATCTGGTGCGTCCGAGAAAGCTTCGGACATGTCTGGCTTTACCGATGCCGACTGCCGTATGACAGTCATGCTTCTTGCAGGTGAACTGATCAAATACGACAGCGTTGAGGAAGACTACAATGGCACTTACCTGATGTTCGATATGGATGCGATAGAGAATAAAGACGAGTACAGCATACTGAAGGAAAAGAAACAGCTGTTTACTACCATGTTTGGCGAAATGGCAATCTCGAAGAATAGGTTTGCCGAAACCCTACCCGAAAACTGGAGTAAACATGGAATAAATGTGGAAAGCGATAAATGCTCCGTCATCAGCATCCTGTTTAAGGCTTATGAGGAGGAGGCAGCATTCGTTGGACATACCGGTATTCTGATTGATTGCAGGAATATCGAATCTGTCGATAGCAACTATTTGTTCGTGGAGAAGATCGCTTTCGGCGATCCATTCAAAATCACACTCTTCAAAGATGAGAACGATCTGATAGAGATGCTTTCCGAGAGACCGGACTACACATCAGAAGAGGGCGACCCTGCGCCGGTTGTATATAAGAATGGGGAGAGTATAGGAGAACTGAAACGATGA